The following are encoded together in the Phaseolus vulgaris cultivar G19833 chromosome 9, P. vulgaris v2.0, whole genome shotgun sequence genome:
- the LOC137822299 gene encoding uncharacterized protein, with protein sequence MQPSTCYLQPALCHLLRTTCNLLPTTCYLQLATYNLLPSTCYLRPATCYLPTAICNLLSATCYLPPATYFLLPATFNLLPATCNLLSATCYLLPATCNLLFATYYLKAATRNLLSATCYLQPATYFLNLLPATCHLPPVTCYLQPATCHLPPATCYLLPTTRYLQPVTYYLLPATCYLLPATCYLPPATCYLLPATCNLLFATYYLKAATRNLLSATCYMQPTTCNLLLTTCNWLPAICNLIPATCILVSVTYYLLSTTCYLQPATCYLLPATCNLIEI encoded by the exons ATGCAACCTtccacctgctacctgcaacctgctctctgccacctgctacgtactacctgcaacctgctacctacaacctgctacctgcaacttgctacctacaacctgctaccttcAACCTGTTACCTGAGACCTGCTACTTGTTATCTACCAACTGCTATTTGCAACCTACTATcagcaacctgctacctgccacctgctacctacttcctgttacctgcaaccttcaacctgctacctgctacttgcaacCTGCTATCTGCCACCTGCTATCTACTACcagctacctgcaacctgctattTGCAACCTACTACCTAAAAGCTGCTACGCGCAACCTGCTATCTgccacctgctacctgcaacctgcaacctactTCCT CAatctgctacctgcaacctgccaCCTGccacctgttacctgctacctgcaacctgccaCCTGCCACCTgccacctgctacctgctacctactacctactacccgctacctacaacctgtcacctactacctgctacctgcaacctgctacctgctacctgcaacctgctatctgccacctgctacctgctatctactacctgctacttgcaacCTGCTATTTGCAACCTACTACCTGAAAGCTGCTACGCGCAACCTGCTATCTGCCACCTGCTACATGCAACCTACTACTTGTAACCTGCTACTTACTACTTGCAACTGGCTACCTGCTATATGCAACCTTATACCTGCAACCTGCATCCTTGTATCTGTCACATACTACCTATtatctacaacctgctacctacaaccagctacctgctacctgctacctgctacctgcaacttgaTAGAGATAtag